A single region of the Mustela lutreola isolate mMusLut2 chromosome 2, mMusLut2.pri, whole genome shotgun sequence genome encodes:
- the ATP5PF gene encoding ATP synthase-coupling factor 6, mitochondrial yields MILQRLFGLSSLIRSAVSVHLRRNIGVTAVAFNKELDPVQKLFVDKIREYRTKRQASGGPVDTGPEYQQDLERELFKLKQMYGKADMNTFPDFKFEDPKFEVIEKPQS; encoded by the exons ATGATTCTTCAAAGGCTCTTCGGGTTGTCCTCTCTCATTCGGTCTGCGGTCTCAGTTCATTTGAGGAGGAACATTGGTGTTACAGCAGTGGCATTTAATAAGGAACTTGATCCTGTACAGAAACTCTTCGTGGACAAGATTAGAGAATACAGAACTAAACGACA GGCATCTGGAGGACCGGTTGACACTGGCCCAGAATACCAGCAAGACCTAGAGAGGGAACTTTTTAAGCTTAAGCAGATGTATGGTAAAGCAGACATGAATACATTCCCGGACTTCAAATTTGAAG atcctAAATTTGAAGTCATTGAAAAACCGCAGTCTTga